The Rubripirellula amarantea genome includes the window GCCAGCGAGCGATTCGAGTTACTAGGTCAACACAGCCTCGACGCCCCCATCGCCGCCACCCCCGCCTACACCCAAGGCAACCTCCTCATCCGATCCGGCCAAGAACTCTATTGCTGGTAAGGCATAAGCCAAATTCATCCCGTTTCTCCAGCCGATTCGTTGCGTACTAGCTACACATTTGCCTCGTGACTAACCAACACTCGGATACACTCGAACCGCTGCTCCGCGACGTTCTTATAGTTGTCCGCAGCATTCGTTCGTAGCTACCGATGACGGCAAGGCAGGGGCAGCCGAATCTGGTTCGAAGCACTGCTTCATTTTCTGTTTGCAGTTCAATCTCAGCCGGGTGTCGTGGACGAGGCTACGAGTCCCTTGTCTCCGCCAACGCTGACGGCCTTGTTGCCTTGTCCACTACCCCAAAGCTCGGTGAGGTTCAAGCTTAAGGCGTTCAGGCCGATGACGCTGCACGGGGATTGCGCTGCCATTACCGCGGCCAGCGAGGTCGAATCGCTGGGTTAAGACATTCCTCGTTTGGGACCAACAAGCAGCACGCGGTTGCGGGATTTGCTTTAGGATGGGCGGGCGGCTTGCGGTTGGGTGAGTCGTTGTTGGGGGCCGCTTTCTTTCATGCGTTGAAATCCTATGAATCGTTTCCTGGTTGCTGCGTTTTGCAGTGTCTTTCTGGTTGTCACGTCGGCGGCTGGTGAGGTACCGCGACGGCCGGATGTGATTGTTTATCTGGCGGACGATTTGTCGGCGGCGGACCTTTCGATCTATGGCGGAACGAGGATTGAGACTCCGGCGATCGATCGTCTGGCGGCGGATGGATTGACGTTCGATCGAGCGTTCGTTGCGAGCCCGTCTTGCGCGGTTAGCCGGGCGGCGTTGCTTACCGGGTTGATGCCAGCTCGAAACGGCGCTGAAGAAAACCACAGTTGCCCGCGGGAAGACGTTCTGCGGTTGCCATACGTCTTGAGCGAGCTCGGTTATCAAACTGCAGCATTTGGCAAAGTTGCTCACCGAAGTTGCGCGTCGGGATATAAGTTCGACGTGACTGATTTGAAGCAGGACATTCCTGATGTGCAGATCCGCGTGAAGAGGTTTCTTGAAAAGCGTAACGACCCGCGACCGCTGGCGTTGTTCGTCGGTGTCTCGAACCCTCATGTTCCGTGGCCTCGCGAGTCGACCGTGGATCCGGAAACGATGTCCATGCCGCCTCAATTGCTCGACACACCACGTACCCGAGTCCAGCGTTCACGTTACCTGCAGGAGGTCAAAGACCTGGACGCTTACTTGAGTGAACTTCGCGAGTTGACGGACAAGTACCTTTCAAAAGATCAGGTGTTCGTCTTTTCGAGCGATCATGGAGCTCAATTTCCGTTTGGGAAATGGACGCTGTATGACGAGGGGATTCGAGTGCCGTTGATCGTGGCCCGCGCGGGCGAGGTCAAGGCTGGATCGCGAACC containing:
- a CDS encoding sulfatase family protein encodes the protein MNRFLVAAFCSVFLVVTSAAGEVPRRPDVIVYLADDLSAADLSIYGGTRIETPAIDRLAADGLTFDRAFVASPSCAVSRAALLTGLMPARNGAEENHSCPREDVLRLPYVLSELGYQTAAFGKVAHRSCASGYKFDVTDLKQDIPDVQIRVKRFLEKRNDPRPLALFVGVSNPHVPWPRESTVDPETMSMPPQLLDTPRTRVQRSRYLQEVKDLDAYLSELRELTDKYLSKDQVFVFSSDHGAQFPFGKWTLYDEGIRVPLIVARAGEVKAGSRTDAMVSWIDLLPTLIDIGGGHVPEKLDGRSFKAVLDGESDSHRDRIFTVHSGDRMMNVYLSRSVRTDRYKLIWNPHPEFAFTTHIDLLRRTTSGDYFEEWTQAAKTDEHAAKVLARYYGRPEFELFDLKSDPHELNNLAGNSDLADVQQSLTSELNAWIQEQGDQLTVFHEPLMLDSPETWVARKR